Proteins found in one Tsukamurella paurometabola DSM 20162 genomic segment:
- a CDS encoding neutral/alkaline non-lysosomal ceramidase N-terminal domain-containing protein, whose translation MSENGYHAGWAKVDVTGEPWGVGMMGYGMPGQRSRGLLTRQWARAFVLAAPGPGGEDRRIAYVVADIGMFFQAAVDEISDRLAAATEGRFTAANTVLTATHTHCGPGGHGRHLLYNVTTLGQHRRTFDRLVDGVVRAVLDAESVLAPTSLAIARGQLHDASVNRSPTSFDRNPERHRLPGRIDPAVTLLRFERDGVLAAAVDWFAVHCTSMTNTNRLISSDNKGWAAAAWERESPAPGFVAAFAQTNSGDISPNLDGAAGHGPTDDERRNTAEIGRRQLAVARDLAAAPGEPQPAVLDHRLSHIDFGACRTAHGPTGRAVLGAAFAAGTTDGIGSAAFRQGLGNPIGILSRALYRRFPALAARQAPKEMLLPVGALGWVQERLPVQLIRIGDLYLVCLPVEVTVTAGARLRTAVATELGVLASAVLIQGYANGYAHYLTTAEEYDAQRYEAGSTIFGRNQLAAFIEAAARLAADMSAGRASAPGTAPTPRRAARIGSPSGSTIFARRRPVHVVAVRTPAPSDPVLTVEFGCGHPNRVIPDSYVRVQRHAGQGWDAYADDDAPCTEISWARQGTGFRATVRVSDVGPGVYRVGYCTDRPGHYTWSGPVTVR comes from the coding sequence GAGCGTTCGTCCTCGCCGCACCCGGGCCCGGCGGTGAGGATCGGCGTATCGCCTACGTGGTCGCCGACATCGGCATGTTCTTCCAGGCGGCCGTCGACGAGATCAGCGACCGGCTCGCCGCCGCCACCGAAGGCCGCTTCACCGCGGCGAACACGGTGCTCACCGCCACCCATACCCACTGCGGGCCGGGCGGACACGGCAGGCACCTGTTGTACAACGTGACCACTCTCGGGCAGCACCGCAGGACCTTCGATCGGCTGGTCGACGGGGTGGTACGTGCCGTCCTCGACGCCGAATCCGTGCTCGCCCCCACCTCTCTCGCGATCGCTCGCGGTCAGTTGCACGACGCTTCGGTGAACCGCAGTCCCACATCGTTCGACCGGAATCCCGAGCGGCACCGGCTACCCGGCCGAATCGATCCGGCCGTCACGCTGCTGCGGTTCGAACGTGACGGTGTACTCGCCGCCGCTGTCGACTGGTTCGCCGTGCATTGCACCTCGATGACCAACACGAACCGGCTGATCAGTTCCGACAACAAGGGGTGGGCCGCCGCGGCATGGGAACGGGAATCGCCGGCACCGGGTTTCGTCGCCGCGTTCGCGCAGACCAATTCCGGCGACATCTCACCCAACCTCGACGGGGCGGCCGGCCACGGTCCCACCGACGACGAGCGCCGCAACACCGCCGAGATCGGACGCCGTCAACTCGCGGTGGCCCGCGACCTGGCCGCCGCGCCGGGGGAACCGCAACCGGCGGTCCTCGACCACCGGCTCAGCCACATCGACTTCGGTGCGTGTCGCACCGCGCACGGGCCCACCGGCCGCGCCGTGCTCGGCGCGGCGTTCGCGGCGGGCACCACCGATGGGATCGGATCCGCTGCATTCCGGCAGGGGCTGGGCAATCCGATCGGCATCCTCAGTCGTGCTCTGTACCGTCGATTCCCGGCGCTGGCAGCGCGGCAGGCACCGAAGGAGATGTTGCTCCCCGTCGGAGCGTTGGGCTGGGTGCAGGAGCGCCTTCCCGTACAACTCATCCGGATCGGCGACCTGTACCTGGTCTGTCTGCCCGTAGAAGTCACCGTGACGGCGGGGGCACGGTTACGGACCGCCGTCGCAACGGAACTCGGGGTTCTGGCGTCGGCCGTGCTGATTCAGGGATACGCCAACGGCTACGCCCACTACCTCACCACTGCGGAGGAGTACGACGCGCAGCGCTACGAGGCGGGCAGCACGATCTTCGGACGGAACCAATTGGCTGCGTTCATCGAGGCAGCGGCGCGTTTGGCCGCGGATATGTCCGCCGGACGCGCGAGCGCGCCGGGTACTGCGCCGACACCGCGCCGAGCTGCACGTATCGGTTCCCCCTCCGGCTCAACGATATTCGCGCGTCGTCGACCGGTTCACGTGGTTGCGGTACGCACGCCGGCACCGTCGGACCCGGTGTTGACGGTCGAGTTCGGCTGTGGGCACCCGAACCGCGTCATCCCCGACAGTTACGTCCGGGTGCAGCGACATGCGGGGCAGGGGTGGGACGCCTACGCCGATGACGACGCGCCGTGCACCGAGATCTCCTGGGCCCGTCAGGGGACCGGATTCCGTGCCACCGTGCGTGTGAGCGACGTCGGGCCCGGTGTGTACCGGGTGGGCTACTGCACCGACCGGCCCGGCCACTACACGTGGTCCGGGCCGGTGACGGTGCGCTGA